From one Liolophura sinensis isolate JHLJ2023 chromosome 10, CUHK_Ljap_v2, whole genome shotgun sequence genomic stretch:
- the LOC135476408 gene encoding putative leucine-rich repeat-containing protein DDB_G0290503: MSKRYRLDEQHKKILDANRYLLVKNVIHTPELHARLLSDKVVTETMLRDIQNVIHTPELHARLLSDKVVTETMLRDIQEGKTQQEQNERLINVLKLRNKNAFRKFTYILLFTGHSLLADFLHDEDKPGTQYVNAGEIERRIPSVASCLGLDDMKRLCHYVESKIKGAIAKKTWNASEREKDRIEEIRKEHYHQEEEKQRSLERCQQKVSELESRLEQAFKDTEDKDQKIKELKTTISQSELDHKENLSKQMRFNTANNSTITKLSERLAQYARHVTELTTKLQQSMGEILKDHDVEVTYTYGSGILGDGNKGKPEDRRKMAELDSVISLLLRVAQNFSHDIKEVETTRTKEKDTILALLGTNPREKDLSTTDALRMFINKENKEKQHLLRDIQTISAALKEDKGTKSQNEFKPGGVTFEGVATSPLSAGNVTFDFRSLRSTLGMLREEIQHISKRLQWKEAQMKALEEENAELKSGVLFRGRRLGTEEKPEALPKNYSATATSPLKHKTSPAKNRYLTGTPRKPAETLSGRRKQRVLSPIEETPHGKPTNSIVFPSLDPETMEPTKPISNRA; the protein is encoded by the exons ATGTCTAAGAGATACCGGCTGGACGAGCAGCACAAGAAGATCCTGGACGCCAACCGGTACCTGCTGGTGAAGAATGTAATCCACACGCCAGAGTTACACGCCAGGCTGTTGTCTGATAAAGTGGTGACAGAAACCATGCTGAGGGACATACAG AATGTAATCCACACGCCAGAGTTACACGCCAGGCTGTTGTCTGATAAAGTGGTGACAGAAACCATGCTGAGGGACATACAG GAAGGAAAGACTCAACAGGAGCAAAATGAACGGCTTATCAATGTACTCAAACTACGGAACAAGAACGCATTCAGGAAATTTACTTACATATTGCTATTCACGGGACACTCATTGTTAGCGGACTTTCTACATGACGAAG ACAAACCTGGAACCCAGTACGTGAATGCGGGTGAAATAGAACGACGTATACCATCAGTAGCCAGCTGCCTGGGTCTGGACGATATGAAGAGACTGTGCCATTACGTCGAAAGTAAG ATAAAAGGAGCGATAGCCAAGAAGACTTGGAACGCCTCGGAACGCGAGAAGGATCGGATTGAAGAGATTCGTAAGGAACATTATCACCAGGAGGAGGAAAAACAGCGTTCTTTGGAAAGGTGCCAACAAAAG GTATCGGAGCTAGAATCCCGTTTGGAACAGGCCTTCAAGGACACCGAGGACAAAGATCAAAAAATCAAAGAACTGAAGACCACGATATCCCAAAGTGAATTAGATCACAAGGAGAACTTGTCAAAGCAAATGCGCTTCAACACCGCCAACAACTCAACGATCACCAAACTAAGCGAACGATTGGCCCAGTACGCACGTCACGTGACCGAATTGACTACAAAACTGCAACAGTCAATGGGCGAGATTTTGAAAGACCATGATGTGGAAGTGACGTACACCTACGGGTCCGGCATTCTCGGGGACGGAAACAAGGGTAAACCCGAAGATCGACGGAAAATGGCGGAGCTGGATTCGGTGATCAGCCTTCTTCTTCGAGTTGCGCAAAACTTCAGCCACGACATCAAGGAGGTCGAGACCACCAGGACCAAAGAGAAAGACACCATTCTGGCGTTGCTGGGAACAAATCCTCGAGAAAAAGACCTTTCAACAACAGACGCTCTGAGGATGTTTATtaacaaagagaacaaagagAAGCAACATCTGCTGCGGGATATTCAGACAATAAGCGCGGCCCTGAAAGAAGACAAGGGTACAAAATCCCAAAACGAGTTCAAACCTGGAGGAGTTACTTTTGAAGGCGTAGCAACATCGCCACTATCAGCCGGAAATGTAACTTTTGACTTCCGGTCACTGCGCTCGACGCTGGGAATGCTTCGTGAAGAGATACAGCATATTTCCAAACGTCTTCAGTGGAAGGAGGCGCAAATGAAGGCACTTGAAGAAGAAAATGCGGAACTTAAGTCAGGTGTTTTGTTCCGCGGCAGACGATTAGGCACCGAAGAGAAACCGGAAGCTCTTCCAAAAAATTACTCTGCCACGGCCACGTCTCCACTGAAACACAAAACGAGCCCAGCCAAAAACAGATACCTCACAGGCACGCCCAGGAAACCCGCTGAAACTTTATCCGGCAGACGGAAGCAAAGGGTTTTGAGTCCCATAGAAGAAACACCCCacggaaaacccacgaacagTATTGTTTTCCCCTCTTTAGATCCAGAAACGATGGAACCGACAAAACCGATTTCAAATAGGGCGTAG